The following are encoded in a window of Palaemon carinicauda isolate YSFRI2023 chromosome 31, ASM3689809v2, whole genome shotgun sequence genomic DNA:
- the LOC137624941 gene encoding keratin-associated protein 19-8-like isoform X1 encodes MKTISVALLVLVAFFALMELTGALPAPEPSRRFFFGGSPYGFGGYGYRPHGFGFGYGGYGGGFGGFGAGYGGFGGFYG; translated from the exons ATGAAGACG ATCAGTGTTGCCCTCTTGGTGTTGGTGGCATTTTTTGCACTCATGGAACTGACTGGAGCCCTTCCAGCACCTGAACCCAGCCGACGGTTCTTCTTTGGAGGTAGTCCCTATGGATTCGGCGGCTATGGCTACAGACCACATGGCTTTGGCTTTGGCTACGGCGGATACGGAGGCGGATTTGGAGGCTTTGGTGCCGGCTACGgtggatttggaggattttacggTTGA
- the LOC137624941 gene encoding keratin-associated protein 19-8-like isoform X2: MRTISVALLVLVAFFALMELTGALPAPEPSRRFFFGGSPYGFGGYGYRPHGFGFGYGGYGGGFGGFGAGYGGFGGFYG, translated from the coding sequence ATCAGTGTTGCCCTCTTGGTGTTGGTGGCATTTTTTGCACTCATGGAACTGACTGGAGCCCTTCCAGCACCTGAACCCAGCCGACGGTTCTTCTTTGGAGGTAGTCCCTATGGATTCGGCGGCTATGGCTACAGACCACATGGCTTTGGCTTTGGCTACGGCGGATACGGAGGCGGATTTGGAGGCTTTGGTGCCGGCTACGgtggatttggaggattttacggTTGA